Part of the Deinococcus malanensis genome is shown below.
TGGAGGCTCCCGAAGGCATGCCTGATGCGGCTGGAGGTATCGGGGCGGCCATTTATCCGTCCACCGCTTTCGTGCGGGTCGAACTCGAGATTATGGGCGAGCGCCTGGGCTTTCTGCTCGACACCGGCGCGTCGTACAGCATGATCTCTGAAGCCGTGTGGCAGCGTTGGCATGCAGCCCATTCCCACTGGCCCACCACCCGTGGGGCTTATGGATATGCCCAGATGACAGGCAGTGCCGACGAGGGTGAACTGGGCATGATTCGTGTGCCGGAGGCAACCCTGGGTGATATCCGGTTAAGCAACCCGGGGTTTGTCACTCGGCCCGAAGGTGTGTTTGAACGGTACATGTCCTCGATGATGACGGCACCGATCGTCGGAGCACTTGCGGGAAACGTGCTGCGGCACCTGTGCCTGACTATTGACTATCAGCGGCAACGTCTGCATGTTCGACCGGAGCAGACGGACTGCGGGCAGGACTTGAAGGCGCTTGGCCTGTGCCTGCACACTCAGGGCCCGCAGTGTTTCGTAACCGCAGTCAGCAAGGCTGCGCACACCACCACTCGAACACAGGTTCAACCTGGAGATGAGGTTGTTGCAGTCGGTGGATACCGTCTTGATGGAACGGATCTGACGTCCGCGGTCGAAGCTCTTTG
Proteins encoded:
- a CDS encoding aspartyl protease family protein, with translation MVTMELPLHVVHGRPFIELQYRYGAHGPLSAWTWLDTGGGSVIFGNQLARALHLEPTGEPFAEEGARYTPVRAPTLVANDIELPLSDAPAIVVDRPCVGPAALQAPAFLPARFFRQFTVTFDYPGRRLRLEAPEGMPDAAGGIGAAIYPSTAFVRVELEIMGERLGFLLDTGASYSMISEAVWQRWHAAHSHWPTTRGAYGYAQMTGSADEGELGMIRVPEATLGDIRLSNPGFVTRPEGVFERYMSSMMTAPIVGALAGNVLRHLCLTIDYQRQRLHVRPEQTDCGQDLKALGLCLHTQGPQCFVTAVSKAAHTTTRTQVQPGDEVVAVGGYRLDGTDLTSAVEALCGVPGELLEVQVRRNATASNLQLPVVALLG